One part of the Arcanobacterium phocisimile genome encodes these proteins:
- a CDS encoding YchJ family protein — protein sequence MNCPCDSGKTYAECCEPIHDGARLAEFPEELMRARYSAYALGRSDFVFASWHPKTRPLNVSTEGIRWTGLEIIDAKDAQVEFVASFVDETTAEPGSLHERSVFVRRAGWWFYLEALSLNE from the coding sequence ATGAACTGCCCATGTGATTCCGGCAAAACGTATGCCGAATGTTGCGAACCGATCCATGACGGAGCTCGGTTAGCTGAATTTCCCGAAGAACTGATGCGAGCGCGATACAGTGCTTATGCGCTGGGGCGCTCTGATTTCGTCTTTGCCTCGTGGCACCCGAAAACCCGTCCACTGAATGTCTCTACAGAAGGTATCCGCTGGACTGGGCTAGAAATTATCGACGCAAAAGACGCCCAAGTCGAATTTGTCGCTTCATTTGTTGATGAAACAACGGCAGAACCGGGCAGTCTTCACGAACGCTCGGTTTTCGTACGCCGAGCTGGCTGGTGGTTCTATCTCGAAGCGTTGAGTTTAAACGAGTAG